From Acidithiobacillus sp., the proteins below share one genomic window:
- a CDS encoding helix-turn-helix transcriptional regulator produces MTLISELKEQWMKNPAFKAEYDALEDEFSLARELIEARTRAGLSQAELAQRMGTTQSAIARLESGKAPPSMRTIARIAAATGTRAVVRLEPRP; encoded by the coding sequence ATGACTCTCATATCGGAACTGAAAGAGCAATGGATGAAAAACCCCGCGTTCAAGGCGGAATACGACGCGCTGGAAGATGAGTTCAGCCTTGCCCGCGAGTTGATCGAGGCCCGGACCCGCGCTGGACTGTCGCAAGCGGAATTAGCGCAACGCATGGGCACCACACAATCCGCTATTGCCCGCCTGGAGAGTGGCAAGGCCCCGCCGTCCATGCGAACCATTGCGCGTATCGCCGCCGCTACCGGCACCCGCGCCGTAGTCCGGCTGGAGCCTCGCCCTTGA
- a CDS encoding AbrB family transcriptional regulator translates to MLVTKIRKQGGAAVVTLPAEVLRQLDAGIGEDLSIVVSQHTVILRPARGERRRYSLEELLAGVTEQDMQVLAEDTAWAREGAPAGRELI, encoded by the coding sequence ATGTTGGTCACAAAGATTCGCAAGCAAGGCGGTGCGGCGGTAGTTACGCTCCCTGCGGAAGTGCTGCGGCAGTTGGATGCCGGTATCGGTGAGGATTTGAGCATAGTGGTCTCCCAGCACACTGTTATCCTGCGTCCGGCACGCGGTGAGCGGCGGCGCTATAGCCTGGAAGAATTGCTCGCTGGTGTCACCGAGCAGGACATGCAGGTCCTCGCTGAAGACACCGCCTGGGCCAGGGAAGGTGCGCCCGCCGGGAGAGAGTTGATTTGA
- a CDS encoding type II toxin-antitoxin system Phd/YefM family antitoxin, whose translation MEPIYADYSISMTEFKKNPASVLRDAGTRPVAVLNHNRPAFYMVNPEVFEALVEELADRDLLEVARRRLARKDTAIEVDVDQI comes from the coding sequence ATGGAACCCATTTACGCCGATTACTCCATCAGTATGACCGAATTCAAGAAGAACCCAGCCAGCGTACTCCGGGACGCGGGGACGCGCCCGGTGGCGGTGCTCAATCACAATCGCCCCGCGTTCTATATGGTCAACCCGGAAGTTTTTGAAGCGCTGGTGGAGGAGCTGGCCGATCGGGACTTGCTGGAAGTCGCTCGACGCCGGTTGGCACGCAAGGATACGGCCATAGAGGTGGATGTTGACCAAATCTGA
- a CDS encoding 2OG-Fe(II) oxygenase: MPQRLLQVDRIGLSAWAGLLTLENCQNLIAIGQFLLRPATVTDEQTGQEVAHGERVSEMAWPKRDDYPILQSLAEGIAQLTGIPIDCQEPLQILHYRPGGEYKPHYDAFAADAPTLRQGGNRQATLILYLNAVEEGGETAFPELGLQVSPIPGGGVLFRNLNEEGQRHPLSLHAGLPVHKGEKWIATQWMRQEAYV; this comes from the coding sequence ATGCCACAGCGTTTGCTACAGGTCGATCGTATCGGGCTCAGCGCCTGGGCGGGTCTGCTCACGCTCGAGAACTGCCAGAACCTCATCGCCATCGGACAATTTCTGTTGCGCCCGGCGACGGTGACCGACGAGCAGACCGGGCAGGAGGTGGCCCACGGTGAACGGGTTTCGGAGATGGCCTGGCCCAAGCGCGACGACTATCCCATCCTGCAGTCGTTGGCTGAGGGCATTGCCCAATTGACCGGCATCCCCATCGACTGTCAGGAGCCCTTGCAGATTCTGCATTATCGCCCGGGCGGGGAATATAAGCCGCACTATGACGCCTTTGCGGCTGATGCCCCGACTTTGCGTCAGGGTGGCAACCGCCAGGCCACTCTCATCCTTTACCTCAATGCCGTCGAGGAAGGTGGAGAGACGGCCTTTCCGGAACTTGGGCTGCAGGTCTCGCCCATTCCCGGGGGCGGAGTTCTTTTCCGCAATCTGAACGAAGAAGGCCAGCGCCACCCCCTTTCTTTGCACGCCGGCCTCCCGGTGCACAAAGGAGAAAAATGGATTGCCACTCAATGGATGCGCCAGGAAGCCTATGTCTGA
- a CDS encoding class I SAM-dependent methyltransferase — MKVNYSKQTLKTPNPIARFAHTKRYQLSTGRVLKYLGDKQTLLDYGCGKGDFLNEIFELRNDAKLLGYDPESGHFSERYNIITDTDKIPDNSVDVFCSFETLEHLYQTERNRLYAEAMRVLKTSGTIIISIPIIGGPTLLLKEVNRILLFKRRSDYTPKELLAASFFGIPAVRPDDLRVTHKGFNFRTIEKELSSNFSIKNRFYSPFTALPWYLNSQVFYVLEK, encoded by the coding sequence ATGAAAGTAAATTATTCTAAGCAAACGCTAAAAACTCCAAATCCTATTGCACGATTTGCTCACACGAAAAGATATCAACTGTCAACAGGGCGCGTGTTAAAATATTTAGGAGATAAGCAAACATTATTAGATTATGGTTGTGGTAAAGGTGATTTCTTAAATGAAATTTTCGAGTTAAGGAATGATGCTAAATTGCTCGGATACGATCCTGAATCAGGGCATTTTTCTGAACGGTATAATATTATAACTGATACTGACAAAATACCTGACAATTCCGTTGACGTTTTTTGCTCATTTGAAACTTTAGAACACTTATATCAAACAGAAAGGAACCGGTTGTATGCAGAAGCGATGCGCGTTCTAAAGACGTCAGGAACAATTATTATTTCCATACCAATCATTGGCGGCCCGACGTTGTTATTAAAAGAAGTTAATAGAATATTATTATTTAAGAGGAGGTCTGATTACACACCAAAGGAGTTATTAGCTGCATCATTTTTTGGTATTCCAGCCGTAAGACCTGATGATTTAAGAGTAACCCATAAAGGATTTAACTTTAGGACCATTGAAAAAGAGCTGTCATCTAATTTTTCCATTAAAAACCGTTTTTATTCTCCATTCACAGCATTGCCATGGTATTTAAATTCACAAGTATTTTATGTTTTAGAAAAATAA
- a CDS encoding site-specific integrase — MPEKMQFTKARIAALEPVPGKRITVYDETQKGLCIRVTPAGAKAFYCVRRVEGKVEWVRIGDATAVTIETARTTTAKIVNDIAAGTNPAEQKRIRKAEMAFCDLFSEWVKDCKARDKKSLSKDQDNYRLHLQGLARKKLSDIQRNEIRKLHSTLSVKSGKFLANRVLALVRALFNFGIKTLDIPGLTNPAAGLKMNREESRDRRLHLDEMPRFFEALAAEENPDMRDYIMLSLLTGARRSNVLAMAWAEINLDRATWTIPGSKAKAKDNITVPLTTAAIEVLQARAEATGAQGWVFPGAGKTGHLVEPKKGWQRLLQRAGIEDLRLHDLRRSLASFQIDAGVSLAVIGKGLGHHSQQTTAVYARLAQDPVADAWQKGTDAILVAAGVKSTAEIVPLKKLPGHRKSAIS, encoded by the coding sequence ATGCCTGAGAAGATGCAATTCACCAAGGCCCGCATAGCGGCGCTGGAGCCGGTCCCCGGCAAACGGATCACCGTCTACGACGAAACACAGAAGGGACTCTGTATCCGCGTTACACCAGCCGGAGCCAAGGCGTTCTATTGCGTCCGAAGGGTGGAGGGCAAAGTGGAGTGGGTACGCATAGGCGATGCCACCGCCGTGACCATTGAGACGGCCCGGACCACTACCGCGAAGATCGTCAACGATATTGCCGCAGGGACCAACCCCGCCGAGCAGAAGCGTATCAGGAAAGCGGAGATGGCATTCTGTGACCTGTTCAGCGAGTGGGTGAAGGACTGCAAAGCCAGAGACAAAAAGAGCCTGAGCAAAGATCAGGACAACTACCGCTTGCACCTGCAAGGACTGGCCCGCAAGAAGCTATCAGACATTCAGCGTAACGAGATACGCAAGCTGCACTCTACCCTTTCGGTAAAGTCCGGGAAGTTTCTTGCAAATCGCGTCCTGGCCTTGGTGCGGGCACTGTTTAACTTCGGTATCAAAACGCTGGATATACCGGGACTGACCAACCCCGCAGCCGGGCTAAAGATGAATCGGGAGGAAAGCCGGGATCGTCGTCTGCACCTCGACGAAATGCCGCGGTTCTTTGAAGCACTGGCCGCCGAGGAAAACCCCGATATGCGGGATTACATCATGCTTTCGCTGCTGACCGGGGCGCGTCGCTCCAACGTGCTGGCGATGGCCTGGGCAGAGATCAATCTGGACCGGGCAACGTGGACCATCCCCGGCTCCAAGGCGAAGGCGAAGGACAATATAACCGTACCGCTGACCACCGCCGCCATTGAGGTGCTACAGGCCCGCGCAGAAGCTACAGGGGCACAGGGATGGGTGTTCCCCGGCGCTGGCAAGACAGGCCACCTTGTAGAGCCTAAAAAGGGCTGGCAACGGCTATTGCAGCGGGCAGGCATCGAGGACTTGCGCTTGCATGACTTGCGCCGTTCTTTGGCATCCTTCCAGATCGACGCGGGGGTGTCTCTGGCCGTCATAGGCAAGGGGCTAGGCCACCACTCGCAGCAAACGACTGCCGTCTATGCAAGATTGGCGCAAGACCCCGTAGCAGACGCCTGGCAGAAAGGCACCGACGCCATTCTGGTGGCTGCTGGCGTCAAGAGCACCGCCGAGATCGTGCCTTTGAAGAAATTGCCCGGCCATCGCAAAAGTGCTATATCGTGA
- a CDS encoding site-specific integrase, protein MSRICPDCPDGELMAGFYAQTDQDGITIGWQAKVRRKGYSTQTKVFRVKREAEAWARSIESEMDRGIFAPRGESEKTTLGECFERYLVEVTPTKKVSSQDAEKRFIRQWLRRPLSSRTMASIRGVDVANVIKEMEAEGKGANTIRLHLAALSHLFSVAKSNWGMASLDNPVSSVRKPRLPGGRERRLNPGEMGAILGALDLNMACLVVLAVETAMRQGEIVALHWDNVRLKDRTLFLPKTKNGDARTVPLSPAAIEALNAVPRRSARKGEKDVSVFGMSGAGIDSAWDRARIATGIPSGWGDDALHFHDLRHEATSRLFERTDLDIMEIRAITGHKNLQMLARYAHLRTANLATSLL, encoded by the coding sequence GTGTCCAGAATTTGTCCAGATTGTCCAGACGGTGAATTGATGGCGGGTTTCTACGCGCAAACAGACCAGGACGGCATCACCATTGGCTGGCAGGCCAAGGTGCGACGTAAAGGCTACTCGACACAGACCAAGGTTTTCCGAGTCAAACGTGAGGCGGAAGCGTGGGCGCGCTCTATCGAATCAGAAATGGATCGGGGAATCTTTGCGCCGCGTGGTGAGTCTGAAAAAACGACCTTGGGGGAATGCTTTGAGCGCTACCTTGTCGAGGTGACACCTACCAAGAAGGTGAGTAGTCAGGACGCGGAAAAGCGCTTTATTCGCCAGTGGCTCCGCCGCCCGCTGTCATCGCGCACCATGGCGAGCATCCGTGGGGTGGATGTCGCCAACGTCATTAAGGAAATGGAAGCGGAAGGTAAAGGCGCGAACACCATTCGGTTGCACCTCGCAGCGCTCTCACATTTATTTTCGGTGGCCAAATCGAATTGGGGTATGGCTTCTCTGGACAATCCGGTGTCCAGCGTGCGTAAGCCTCGCCTGCCGGGTGGCCGCGAACGTCGCCTGAATCCGGGGGAAATGGGGGCGATCCTTGGGGCGTTAGATCTGAACATGGCCTGTCTGGTTGTGTTGGCAGTCGAGACGGCGATGCGTCAAGGCGAGATCGTGGCGCTGCACTGGGACAACGTGCGCCTCAAAGACCGAACGCTATTTCTTCCTAAGACCAAAAATGGTGACGCCCGTACCGTCCCGCTTTCGCCGGCGGCGATAGAGGCACTGAATGCCGTACCACGGCGATCAGCGAGAAAAGGGGAAAAGGATGTGTCTGTGTTTGGGATGTCTGGCGCGGGTATAGATAGTGCTTGGGACCGCGCCCGTATTGCTACGGGCATCCCCAGCGGTTGGGGCGACGACGCGCTCCACTTTCACGACCTGCGCCACGAGGCCACCAGCCGCTTGTTTGAGCGTACCGATTTGGACATTATGGAAATACGAGCTATTACCGGCCATAAAAATCTGCAAATGCTGGCACGATACGCCCATTTACGCACGGCCAACCTGGCTACCTCACTCTTATAG
- a CDS encoding TonB-dependent receptor, with the protein MTYSHHRPLLLALASAGMIALMSQAHAQGDSGETTVQVGQVSKKAKVIASKKKVPLKATYSEHAISAEMVRRASPMQNAQTILATKPSINAYSTGPNGVRSTITFRAFNSGQFSETFDGIPLNDMFNGGATNQASNRNAIPLTLNDISGINIYNGINNPSVNSYNSLGGTINYQPRKPSKILGGSVGMGYGSFGTFQWNALFNTGSIDGFRSLFAYNRQTSNGWLQNSGNQNTNYYYAGILPYDHGMSRMSAYVIVNRNVGYTPHSVPQTLIQQYGYSYQWPLNYSTTSNTDTELTAILGDKSVINRHVILGAKVYVQNNNYHRTSYANPAFDQSASQPYYLPNQGTGYPFWLSYPVPPTYDPSAIFGSTHYGTDYHLYEDISNSLGFSPKAQFILPHNRVTLGGNVSYGMLHSAEYWYGSYAMPKVSQYNSAWDEHDTRLLSSVYIQDNISLLGGKVHITPGIKYLYAYTTSSDNIGFYYPIGGTVANSQAFTSPTIGISFAPIHDLSFYGSWGRNIKFPNIGAYYGNIAEQNNAGQYVVVPVTVQPEYVTDYELGMRYRHQGFIGSINAYREQFQNTFLTNTNASGVSNTYNGGSSRYEGVELALEQRLGHFLLGHWAAFANYSYNQAVFTSSFNSSYAGNVLAGQPLANVPKNMFNVGLDWGYHHLHAHIDGKYVSSQYINQQFAGTPTSQTIPPYFLLNLGVEDTIPVHADYVKNVKLALNVDNLLNRHYFPKGFSNTDYYGNAYLSVLEGMPRFVFGSVTVKF; encoded by the coding sequence ATGACGTATTCCCATCATCGCCCGCTGCTCTTGGCCCTGGCTAGCGCTGGAATGATTGCTCTGATGTCCCAGGCGCATGCGCAAGGCGACAGTGGGGAAACCACTGTTCAGGTCGGCCAAGTATCCAAAAAGGCAAAGGTTATTGCCAGTAAGAAGAAAGTCCCCTTAAAGGCTACCTACTCGGAGCACGCCATTAGTGCCGAAATGGTGCGGCGCGCCTCGCCGATGCAGAATGCCCAAACGATTCTCGCCACGAAGCCGTCGATAAACGCATACAGTACCGGCCCCAACGGCGTGCGCAGCACCATCACCTTCCGCGCCTTCAACAGTGGGCAGTTCTCCGAGACCTTCGACGGCATCCCTCTCAATGACATGTTCAACGGTGGGGCCACGAATCAGGCATCGAATCGCAACGCCATTCCACTGACTCTCAACGATATTTCCGGCATCAACATCTACAACGGGATCAACAATCCTTCGGTCAACTCGTACAACTCCCTGGGCGGCACCATCAATTATCAGCCGCGCAAGCCGAGCAAGATTCTGGGCGGGTCGGTGGGCATGGGCTACGGCAGTTTCGGGACCTTTCAGTGGAATGCCTTATTCAACACCGGCTCCATCGATGGCTTCCGTTCTCTGTTCGCCTACAACCGGCAGACCAGCAACGGCTGGTTGCAGAATTCCGGCAACCAGAACACCAACTACTACTACGCCGGGATTCTGCCCTACGACCACGGCATGTCCCGAATGTCGGCGTATGTGATCGTCAACCGCAACGTGGGTTATACCCCGCATAGCGTGCCGCAGACCCTGATTCAGCAATATGGTTACAGCTACCAATGGCCGTTGAATTATTCCACCACCTCGAATACCGATACCGAGCTAACGGCCATCCTGGGCGACAAGAGCGTCATCAACCGCCATGTGATCCTGGGCGCAAAGGTATACGTGCAAAACAACAACTACCATCGTACCTCCTATGCGAACCCGGCTTTCGATCAAAGCGCCAGTCAGCCCTATTACCTTCCGAATCAAGGTACGGGCTATCCCTTCTGGCTCTCCTATCCGGTCCCTCCCACCTATGATCCCAGCGCCATCTTCGGGTCGACCCACTATGGTACCGATTATCACCTGTACGAAGACATCTCCAACAGCCTTGGCTTTTCCCCCAAGGCGCAGTTCATCCTGCCGCACAACCGGGTAACCCTCGGCGGCAATGTTTCCTACGGTATGCTCCACAGTGCGGAATACTGGTACGGATCTTATGCCATGCCGAAGGTGTCTCAGTACAATAGTGCCTGGGATGAACATGACACTCGCCTGCTCTCATCGGTCTACATCCAGGACAACATCAGCCTGTTGGGCGGCAAGGTGCATATCACTCCGGGCATAAAGTATCTGTATGCTTATACGACAAGCTCCGATAATATAGGCTTCTATTACCCGATCGGTGGGACCGTAGCGAACAGCCAGGCATTCACGTCACCGACCATCGGCATCAGCTTTGCCCCCATCCATGACCTGAGCTTTTACGGTTCCTGGGGTCGGAACATCAAGTTCCCGAATATTGGCGCCTATTACGGCAACATTGCCGAACAGAACAATGCCGGTCAATACGTTGTGGTACCTGTAACCGTGCAGCCGGAATATGTCACGGATTATGAACTCGGGATGCGTTATCGCCACCAGGGATTCATAGGCAGCATCAACGCCTATCGGGAACAGTTCCAGAACACCTTCCTCACGAACACCAATGCCTCCGGCGTGAGCAATACCTACAATGGCGGCAGTTCGCGGTACGAGGGGGTAGAGTTGGCCCTGGAGCAACGTCTCGGCCACTTCCTCTTGGGCCATTGGGCGGCTTTTGCCAACTACTCCTATAACCAGGCGGTCTTTACTTCTTCCTTCAACTCCAGCTACGCCGGCAACGTTCTGGCCGGACAGCCCTTGGCGAATGTTCCGAAAAACATGTTCAATGTGGGTCTGGACTGGGGATACCATCATTTGCATGCCCATATCGATGGGAAATACGTCTCCAGCCAGTATATCAACCAGCAATTTGCAGGCACCCCGACCAGCCAGACCATACCGCCCTACTTCCTGCTGAACCTCGGTGTAGAGGACACGATACCGGTTCACGCCGATTATGTGAAAAATGTGAAATTGGCGCTGAATGTCGACAATCTGCTGAATCGCCATTATTTTCCAAAAGGTTTCAGCAACACCGATTATTACGGCAACGCCTATCTGTCCGTCCTGGAAGGCATGCCGCGCTTTGTATTCGGCAGTGTGACGGTGAAGTTCTAG
- a CDS encoding tetratricopeptide repeat-containing sulfotransferase family protein codes for MSDPLQAPTMTLPEALQRAQAHWQAGQAAQAEQLCQRILAGFPGQPDALHLLGLMAHAYGRLDPAIEYLRQACASPQAAAVYWSNLAEMLRQRGQLAEGERSAREALARDPQLSGAWNNLGILLQEMGRFDESLEYLERVRAVEPKNPKVLNNLGNTCLRQRDFSSAEQYWRQAMVLDPAYPQPYSNLAKLLTDRGETEAAIEAGRRAITLDPHLTDAYINLAAAEQERQNPAAALRWVEALLAFQSQNGQAWSTKATLLKEAERLPEALQAAEQAVQHAPESADAEYARGSVLQALGRHEEALAAYAKAGELPGVKAEDALISQAVLHMEQGARTAAERFFERTIERFPRSASAWYNWADLHRFTREDALLPRMQALLEQELLPRDRMLLDFALGKAHLDLQDSQRAFAHLHAGNAAKRATFSYDPAQADALAERIITLFPKDKWHIPSISQAATEAIPVFVVGMPRSGTSLIEQILASHSAIHGAGELNDLRRIVDAVGIYPEALVSLPPEQLRSLGQRYRDRITPLAEKARYLVDKMPANFFYAGLVPLLLPEAKIIHCRRDPVDTCLSCYSKNFSGEQRFSYDLQELGRFYRAYARLMEHWRHILPASQFLEVDYEAVVDDQEDQTRRLLDFLGLDWEPGCKHFYETRRAVKTASVNQVRKPIYRSSVGRWKIHAAQLQPLLEALEIDPDA; via the coding sequence ATGTCTGACCCACTCCAAGCCCCGACCATGACCCTCCCCGAGGCCCTGCAACGGGCCCAGGCCCATTGGCAAGCTGGGCAGGCCGCCCAGGCCGAACAGCTCTGCCAGCGTATTCTGGCGGGCTTCCCCGGCCAGCCCGACGCCCTGCACCTGCTGGGTCTCATGGCACATGCCTATGGTCGTCTGGACCCGGCTATCGAGTATCTTCGTCAAGCCTGCGCCTCGCCCCAGGCAGCAGCGGTCTACTGGAGCAATCTCGCCGAGATGCTCCGCCAACGCGGACAACTCGCTGAAGGCGAGCGGTCCGCCCGCGAGGCGCTCGCCCGCGACCCCCAGCTCTCGGGTGCCTGGAACAATCTGGGCATCCTCCTGCAGGAGATGGGACGGTTTGACGAGAGCCTGGAATACCTGGAACGGGTACGCGCTGTCGAGCCAAAAAATCCCAAGGTCCTCAATAACCTCGGTAATACCTGTCTGCGGCAGCGAGACTTCAGCTCTGCCGAGCAGTACTGGCGGCAAGCCATGGTCCTCGATCCCGCCTATCCGCAGCCCTATAGCAATCTCGCCAAGCTCCTCACCGACCGGGGCGAGACCGAAGCCGCCATCGAAGCGGGACGCCGGGCCATTACTCTCGATCCGCATCTGACGGATGCCTATATCAACCTCGCCGCTGCCGAGCAGGAGCGCCAGAACCCCGCAGCGGCCCTGCGCTGGGTCGAGGCGTTGCTTGCCTTTCAGTCCCAGAATGGCCAGGCCTGGTCCACCAAAGCCACCCTCTTGAAGGAGGCCGAACGCCTGCCTGAAGCCTTGCAAGCCGCAGAGCAGGCGGTGCAACATGCCCCGGAATCTGCGGATGCCGAATACGCTCGCGGTAGTGTCCTGCAGGCTCTGGGGCGGCACGAAGAGGCTCTGGCCGCCTATGCCAAGGCCGGAGAACTACCCGGGGTCAAGGCAGAAGACGCCCTGATCAGTCAGGCGGTGCTGCACATGGAGCAGGGCGCCAGGACGGCGGCCGAACGCTTTTTCGAGAGGACCATCGAGCGTTTTCCCCGCTCGGCCAGTGCCTGGTACAACTGGGCCGATCTGCATCGTTTTACGCGCGAGGACGCCTTGCTGCCCCGCATGCAGGCCCTGCTGGAGCAAGAGCTTTTGCCCCGCGACCGGATGCTGCTGGACTTTGCCCTTGGCAAAGCCCATCTGGACTTGCAGGACTCGCAGCGCGCCTTTGCCCATCTGCACGCGGGCAATGCCGCCAAGCGTGCCACTTTCAGCTACGATCCCGCTCAGGCCGATGCACTGGCGGAGCGGATCATCACTCTGTTCCCGAAAGACAAGTGGCATATTCCATCCATATCGCAAGCCGCTACGGAAGCAATCCCCGTCTTTGTTGTCGGCATGCCCCGCTCTGGCACCAGCCTGATCGAACAGATCCTCGCCTCACATTCCGCAATACACGGTGCCGGAGAACTGAATGATCTGCGTCGCATCGTCGATGCGGTCGGGATATATCCGGAGGCCCTGGTGTCTCTCCCTCCAGAGCAGCTTCGGAGCCTTGGCCAGCGATATCGGGATCGTATCACCCCGCTCGCTGAGAAGGCCCGCTATCTCGTCGACAAGATGCCCGCGAACTTCTTCTATGCGGGGCTCGTTCCGCTGCTCCTGCCCGAGGCGAAGATCATCCATTGCCGTCGTGATCCGGTGGATACCTGCCTGTCCTGTTACAGCAAAAACTTCTCGGGGGAGCAGCGCTTTTCCTACGATCTGCAGGAGCTCGGGCGCTTCTACCGGGCCTATGCCCGGCTGATGGAGCACTGGCGGCATATCCTCCCGGCCAGCCAGTTTCTGGAAGTGGACTACGAGGCGGTGGTGGACGATCAGGAAGATCAAACCCGCCGTCTGCTCGATTTCCTTGGTCTCGACTGGGAACCCGGTTGCAAGCACTTTTACGAAACCCGCCGAGCGGTGAAGACGGCGAGCGTCAATCAGGTCCGCAAACCCATCTATCGGAGCTCCGTCGGCCGCTGGAAGATCCACGCCGCGCAACTCCAGCCGCTGCTGGAGGCGCTGGAGATCGATCCCGACGCATGA
- a CDS encoding YbhB/YbcL family Raf kinase inhibitor-like protein, producing the protein MNFRDGTKPDMRRIWWWAVLLLVVGIFPAGPALAGPLLALSAQEATMQIHSSAFASEGIIPRQYTCEGKDLSPPLRWEGIPAGTQSLALIVEDPDAPDPAAPQRIWVHWIVYDIPPHIQELSAGVQRLPPGAREGLNDWQRRGYGGPCPPVGRHRYFFRLYALDTTLPALQNPDKDSLQAAMHGHVLAEASLMGRYAKGDR; encoded by the coding sequence ATGAATTTCAGGGATGGGACCAAACCCGACATGCGCCGAATTTGGTGGTGGGCTGTACTGCTGCTCGTAGTTGGCATCTTTCCTGCGGGTCCGGCACTGGCGGGGCCGTTGCTTGCACTTTCCGCCCAGGAGGCAACTATGCAGATCCATTCCAGTGCCTTTGCCAGCGAAGGCATTATTCCGCGCCAGTACACCTGCGAGGGGAAAGACCTTTCGCCCCCCTTGCGCTGGGAGGGTATCCCCGCCGGGACCCAAAGCCTGGCCCTCATCGTGGAAGATCCAGACGCCCCGGACCCCGCGGCTCCCCAGCGCATCTGGGTACATTGGATAGTGTATGACATTCCGCCACATATTCAGGAACTCTCTGCAGGGGTACAAAGGCTTCCGCCCGGCGCCCGGGAAGGCCTTAACGACTGGCAGCGCAGAGGGTACGGAGGCCCTTGCCCACCCGTCGGCAGACACCGGTACTTTTTCCGGCTCTATGCCCTAGATACGACCCTGCCCGCGCTGCAAAATCCTGACAAGGACAGCCTACAGGCGGCCATGCACGGACATGTGCTGGCCGAAGCCTCACTCATGGGGCGCTATGCCAAGGGCGATCGTTAA
- a CDS encoding type II toxin-antitoxin system RelE/ParE family toxin — translation MPEALEEWNALDGGAKGPLRKALKKRLEQPHVPGTRLHGDLANCYKIKLRKQGYRLVYSVEDDVLVVLVLAVGKRENMAAYMSAARRLPGGE, via the coding sequence ATGCCGGAAGCCCTCGAAGAATGGAATGCGCTCGATGGCGGCGCAAAGGGTCCGTTGCGCAAGGCTCTGAAGAAGCGATTGGAGCAACCGCATGTGCCCGGCACCCGTCTGCATGGGGATCTGGCGAACTGTTACAAGATCAAGTTGCGTAAACAGGGCTATCGCCTGGTCTACAGCGTCGAAGATGATGTCTTGGTAGTTCTGGTACTGGCCGTCGGTAAGCGGGAAAACATGGCGGCGTACATGTCCGCCGCCCGGCGCTTGCCTGGTGGAGAGTAA
- a CDS encoding type II toxin-antitoxin system RelE/ParE family toxin, producing the protein MKWTTETLDQRVDDELNALPSALLARLARILELIEQVGLDQVHEPHIKHLENKLWEIRAKAPDGIARAIYVTATGKRLVILHAFVKKAQKTPKQAIETARQRAKEILQ; encoded by the coding sequence GTGAAGTGGACCACAGAGACACTTGACCAGCGTGTTGATGATGAGCTGAACGCCCTGCCGTCCGCATTGCTGGCGCGTCTGGCGCGGATATTGGAATTGATTGAGCAGGTGGGCTTGGATCAGGTCCACGAGCCGCATATCAAGCACTTGGAGAATAAGCTCTGGGAGATACGCGCCAAGGCACCGGATGGGATTGCCAGAGCGATATATGTCACTGCAACAGGGAAGCGGCTGGTAATCCTTCATGCTTTCGTCAAGAAAGCGCAGAAAACGCCTAAGCAGGCCATAGAGACAGCACGGCAACGCGCCAAGGAGATTTTGCAATGA
- a CDS encoding type II toxin-antitoxin system PemK/MazF family toxin, with the protein MIGRKVPSPGDVYWINPNPTAGNEIRDRHRFVVITPTEINKLGLVTCVPITSGGNHARQNGLTVAIAGHDTTGVAVCNQMRTFDLRARAGDIQYVETLDQQTTREIINRVTSIIDPA; encoded by the coding sequence TTGATCGGACGGAAGGTTCCATCCCCTGGCGACGTGTACTGGATCAATCCCAATCCAACGGCAGGAAACGAAATCCGGGACCGGCACCGGTTCGTGGTCATCACGCCCACCGAAATCAACAAGCTGGGCTTGGTCACCTGCGTGCCTATCACCAGCGGTGGCAATCACGCCAGGCAGAACGGATTGACCGTGGCCATCGCAGGGCATGACACGACAGGCGTGGCCGTCTGCAATCAAATGCGCACATTCGATCTACGCGCCCGTGCTGGAGACATTCAGTATGTGGAAACGCTGGACCAGCAAACTACGCGCGAAATTATCAACCGGGTAACCAGTATCATCGATCCAGCGTGA